ATTCCGCTCAAAACAGCCGCCATGATTAACAAGCTGATCGCTGGGGTGAATAAGGGCTGCCATAGCCGTTGAAAAAGATCCATCGGACCTGACTGTCCCTGGCTTTGGGCAACCACCGCCGCCACAAAAAATCCTGCGCCAAGAATCACCACCAGCACATTCAGCATCAAGAGCCGATCCAGCCAGCGTTTCCAAGTGGGTTCCGTTCCTGCCGTCATGGTGCTGTTGATGGGCAAAGGCCGCCAATGGCTGAAGCCATTCTCAGACCACCTCCGCTGCTGCCCAACCTGCGCTGTGCTTCGGTGCGGCACTGCTTTTGGAAGTCGAGGTCGTGATGGATTCGTTTCAGCAGCTTCAGGGCTAGTTGTGCAGAGGCAAAAAGGTTGTCCTGGCTGCCGCTGTCGCCAGGGGCGCAAAACACTGTGGGCCCCAGGAGGCGCCGCTGCGCTTCAGCAAAGGATGCTGTGAACTGGGGGCCCTGGCCTGCAAGTTGCAACACTGGCTTGGCAAGGCCAACGGCCTGCTCGGCTGCGGTGCCGGCCATGCTGATTACAAGATCGCTCTGTTGTAAAACCGCCTGAAAGGCTCCGCGACGAACCCGAACGGCAGGAGATCCCTGGCGCTGAAGCAGACCATCGCGAAGTTGCCAGCCAACACCATTCGCACAACGCTCTAAACCCGTGTCATCAAGGCTCGAAACGAGGGCTAACTCAAGCGAAATCCCAATGTTGTCTGGGAGTTGATCACTCAGCCTGAGAAGCAATTGCAGATTGGCCTCTAGCTCTGGGCGACGGCTGCCAGGTAGAAGACCGATTCGCGGTTGGGTGTTGGTCAGCAACGATGTTGGTGGCAACACCGGGTCCATAAAGGGATTGCCGAGAAATTGCACCGGTCGTGCCAGCTGGTTGCTCAGATCGTCTGCAGTGAGTTGATCCCGGCTGAAAATGGCTTGAAAATTTTTGCCAGACAGCATCGGCCCACAGGGCCATGGAAGTCGAAGTTGGCCCTCGTAATGACTGGAATAAGCCACGAGATAGGTCGCCACTGGACGACGGGTGAGCCACGCAGCAATGACGGGAATCACGTCGCCCACCACCACGATCAGATCGAACCGATGGGCGTGTCGTAGGAGGCGGAGCAGACGACGCAGCAGATACAGAAGTTGACCTTGGATTAGTTCTGTGAGACGTCCCTGCAGGCTCGTGTATCCGATCCCGCCTGTGCTGAATTCGTGGCTGCTGCCCAGCAGAGGAATCGTGGCTTGGGAATAAGGGCGCCCCAGGCCGGCTAGTGGCAGAGCTGTGACCTCATGGCCGAGGGTTCGGAGCACACTCCCCAATAACGATCCGGATAGGTCTTCCCCGTGGCCATTACTGAGTAAAAGAATGCGTCCCATTCACCACATCCAGGTGGAAGGATCCGGAATGCCGTTGGCTTCCCTTGTCATTTTGATCCGTTGGGCTGCCTGGGCCAAATGTTTGTCGCGACGTTGATTGGCCCGTTCTTTTGCTGCGTGGCGGCTGGCCTCGGAAGGAAGTCGGGTGATCGTCCACATCCCGACCATTCTGCCAAGACTGCAATCAAATCAGTTCAGTACTCGTATCCAAAGACGATGTAATCACTGGAAAAACGAGTGCGCTGGATTTAGAAATCGAGCCAGGCTTTGACTTTTTCAAGCGCTTTCCATCCCGGTTTCCGTTGTAAGCCGTCGTCAATGGATGTTTTGAGGTCGCCGGCAGCTTCCGGCGCAAAGGCGATCACCTGTTGAACTACCTGAATGTGGTCGCGCACTCCCTTGGATTTCGTTTCGAGTAGCGCCAGGCTGAGATTGATCCTCGCTTGAGGGTCTTGGGCATTGAATTTCACGGCGAGCCGAGCCGACCGCAGGGCGTCCTCTGGCTGGTCACAAAGCAATTGCAACCACGACAAACAAGTCCAGCCCGCTGATTGCCCTGGTGAAGCTTCGGTGATCTGAAGAAAGTCAGGCAGCACCTCAGATGCTGCCGCACCCGCCTGATAGCGAGCCATGGCCTGATCGAACAGGTTGTCCGCGGAGGACTCCATCGACGGTGAAGAGGTGTTGGATCTACTCAGATTCCCATGCGACTTCGTCGTTGCAATCAAACAGCGAACGAGCTTCCACAGCCGCAGGTTTGCGTGGCATTGGGATTGGTGAAGTTGAAGCCACCGCCGATCAGTGCGGTACTGAAGTCCAACTGCATGCCGTAGATGTAAAGCAAGCTCTTTGGATCACAGATCACACGGAAACCTTGGCCGTCGGATGATTCGTAGTCGTAGCTCTCGTCGTCGTCCAAGGTGTCGGAGGCAGGTACGAAATCCATCGTGTAGCTCATGCCGCTGCACCCACCGGAGCGCACCCCAACGCGCAGCACCTGATTGGTTCCCTGCTCTCCGCAGAGCTTGGCCAGCTGTTGCATCGCCGGTTCTGTAATCAAAATGCCCTTGCCGTCCTTAGCGGTATGGGCCGGCATCGTGGTGGGTGTGGTGGTCATCGTTGCCGCGTGCTCGACCCCCACTCTATGGAGGTTCATACATAGAGTCGACTGAGTTGAACGTCTCAAGGTG
The DNA window shown above is from Synechococcus sp. CC9902 and carries:
- a CDS encoding HesB/IscA family protein, yielding MTTTPTTMPAHTAKDGKGILITEPAMQQLAKLCGEQGTNQVLRVGVRSGGCSGMSYTMDFVPASDTLDDDESYDYESSDGQGFRVICDPKSLLYIYGMQLDFSTALIGGGFNFTNPNATQTCGCGSSFAV
- a CDS encoding lipid-A-disaccharide synthase-related protein, producing the protein MGRILLLSNGHGEDLSGSLLGSVLRTLGHEVTALPLAGLGRPYSQATIPLLGSSHEFSTGGIGYTSLQGRLTELIQGQLLYLLRRLLRLLRHAHRFDLIVVVGDVIPVIAAWLTRRPVATYLVAYSSHYEGQLRLPWPCGPMLSGKNFQAIFSRDQLTADDLSNQLARPVQFLGNPFMDPVLPPTSLLTNTQPRIGLLPGSRRPELEANLQLLLRLSDQLPDNIGISLELALVSSLDDTGLERCANGVGWQLRDGLLQRQGSPAVRVRRGAFQAVLQQSDLVISMAGTAAEQAVGLAKPVLQLAGQGPQFTASFAEAQRRLLGPTVFCAPGDSGSQDNLFASAQLALKLLKRIHHDLDFQKQCRTEAQRRLGSSGGGLRMASAIGGLCPSTAP